From a single Bacillus pseudomycoides DSM 12442 genomic region:
- a CDS encoding cytochrome c biogenesis CcdA family protein, whose amino-acid sequence MQDINIFLAFGAGFLSFISPCCLPLYPAFLSYITGMSVSELKEENAMLRKRSMIHTAFFLLGFSIVFIAIGFGTSFIGSFFQDYKDLIRQLGALFIIVFGLVIVGVFKPKFLMQDRKFTFKSRPSGYIGSILIGLAFAAGWTPCTGPILVAVIGLATTNPESAMLYMIAYILGFAIPFFILSFFITKMSWIKRHSGTFVKVGGYIMIVMGIFLYFNWMTKIIAYFSSLFGGFTGF is encoded by the coding sequence ATGCAAGATATTAATATTTTTTTAGCGTTTGGTGCGGGATTCTTATCATTTATTTCCCCTTGTTGCTTACCGCTTTATCCAGCATTTTTATCTTACATAACGGGAATGTCAGTTTCTGAATTAAAAGAAGAAAATGCGATGCTTCGTAAAAGAAGTATGATACATACGGCGTTTTTCTTACTTGGATTTTCAATTGTCTTTATCGCAATTGGTTTTGGTACGAGTTTTATCGGATCATTTTTCCAAGATTATAAAGATTTAATCAGACAGTTAGGGGCACTATTCATCATTGTATTTGGACTTGTAATTGTGGGGGTATTTAAACCGAAGTTTTTAATGCAAGATCGAAAATTTACATTTAAAAGTCGTCCTAGTGGTTATATTGGATCTATTTTAATTGGCTTGGCATTTGCTGCTGGCTGGACACCTTGTACAGGACCCATTTTAGTAGCTGTAATTGGACTGGCTACTACGAATCCAGAATCAGCAATGCTATATATGATTGCTTACATACTTGGGTTTGCAATACCATTTTTTATACTTTCATTTTTTATTACGAAAATGTCTTGGATTAAACGACATAGTGGAACGTTTGTGAAAGTAGGCGGATATATCATGATTGTTATGGGTATATTCTTATACTTTA